From the Macaca nemestrina isolate mMacNem1 chromosome 2, mMacNem.hap1, whole genome shotgun sequence genome, the window ACACAGAAAGAGTTCAGAGAGGTTCATGACCAAACTGTGTACATAGCAGGTGTTCAGAGAAGCTCAGGACTGGCACAGGGCACACAGCAGACACCCTAGAAGTGCTGGTTTAAGGGCTAAAGCCATATCATGTGAAACCCTTCCTAAATGAGCCTCTAGACCTCCCCAAACTGGTGTGACCCCTAAGAGGAGACCTGGACAAACATGATCCCTTGGAGGCCAGCAAAGAGCagagcaggagggcctgggcaGCTCCAGCTGGCAGTCCCTCCCCCTGGGCTCGAGGAAGACACTATTTATAGTTCCCCATTGGCCCAGCCCCCTCTCCTTTGCAAGGCGACAATCTTCCCCCTCCTTCAGGCCACTGACGGATGAATGCCCCTCAGAGCACCCCTAAACCAGGAGAGACCCCCCAGCATTCTCACACCCCTCCAGCACAACTCTGACTTCATCCAGGTCTTTCCCTaaccccccaccctccccacgCTGTCCCGTGCCTACCCCGCCTGCTGCTCCCTGGCCCCAGGTCCGTCAGGGAGCTGCCTCCTAACGAGCATCTGTCCATCCTGCAACCAAACTGGCCAGGGCCACTGCCCCCTGCAGCTCCAGAGTGGGGTCACCCCGCCCAGCACTCTGAAGAGTGTGGTTCCTGCAGCCCCGCCTCCCCAGCCCGCCCTAGGCCCGCCCCTACGGGGCTGCTTACAACTGCGAGGGCAGCGCCAGTGCCCCCACTCCAGTCAGCCGGCCACGCTCGGTTAATATGGCCTCCCTCTCCCGCCAGAGCTGCCCATGCCACCCAGCGTCTGCCTTCATGTCCACCTAGAGTTGTCTGCACGGCCCAGAGTGCCTGTCCCCTCTGCAGGCAAGCCTATCCACGATGCCCAGAAAGTCAGTTCCGTCTCTGGCCCAACAATGGAGTTGGGCTGTGAAATCAGGCAAAACTTAATCCTTCCAAGCCAAGGGACCGGGTCAGTTAAGGGGGGAGCTagggaggaaggcagagaagCCAGGTGTGACTCACCCCTCATGTGTCACAGCCTGGGTGCACATGACTGGGATTCTTGCACATCCCATCCTTCAATTGCtttgcatttattgagcacctcctgCTGCAGGACTTCCATGTCTGCTACACACACAATGCTCACAGGCTTGCTGGTGTCGCTctgctttacagataaggaaatcaaGGCTTGGAAAGGTGAACACCTTTGCCCAGGGCAATCTGTGCATGAAGTGGGGCAGAGTTTGGTCAGAGCTCCAGCAGCCTGAGCCCTGTCTCCTGTGAGCCATGCGTGTCCCTGGGTTGAGGCTGGGGATGCAGGGGTACATGGGGAGGACAGTGCCTGGCTAGGAGTTGTGCTTGCTTCATGCAGGTTTGGGGGACAAGCACCCACTCCTCTCAGACCCCTCACGTACCTTTACCCtgctcacacacactcatagcTGTCAGAGGACCagccacacacgcacacatgcgtGCCATGGTCATAGGCTTCCTGTGTTCAGGCTTTGTGCCTGGAGATACCCCTCACAGCCCCGTCCATCTGGGGCAGGTGCTGCCTCATGGGGCACAGAGCAAGCAAGTGACCCTCAGCCAGCATCTCCCTGTGTGGTGGCCTGTGGCAGGACAGACCTATGGGCCTCAGAGGGTTGTCTCAGAGGCAGTGTTGAGCTCTCGTGTTGAGGCTCCTGAAAGTAACATGATGATGACTGCATGTGGCAGTGTCCAGGTGCTCTGTGACTATGGGGCACCCAGACACAGCAAGACTCGCCACAGCAGTGACCTTACGTGGTAGCATCCAAGCTGTTCAGACATATATTAGGTCTGTGGGGCACACAGGCATGGCAAGGCTCCATGTGGCAGTGACCCAGCTTAGCAATGTCCAATATCCAAGCTGTCCAGACACACTGTGACTCTGTGGGGCACTCAGATGTGAAATGACCTGCATGACAGTGGCTTCATGTGGCAGTGTCCAGACACTCTATGCCCAGATGTGGCAGCATCTGTCCAGCTGTGTGGCTAACCTCCAGGTCTTCCCATCCAGGGCAGCCCTATCACTGTGACCCTCTCCCTCAGGCTCAGCGGCGGCCGACACGGGCCAGGATGCGGGCGTTGGTGGTGGCCTGCTCCCTGGCAGCCCTGGCCCGGGCTTGCTCCAGTAAGATCTGCAAGAGGCCGATGGAGACATCCAGCGATAGGACAATGCGCGAGCCAGAGTGGCGGGTGGGGCTGCGGTGGCTCTGGGCAGCCCAGGGCCATGTGGGAGCAGCTGAGGGGCTCTCTGAGGCTGCAGGTGCAGGTCCGGGAGCGGTCTGGGGAGAATTCTGAGGGCGGAGCTGGAAGGTTGGGATAGGGGTCACTGGGACAACCAGGACTCTGCCAAACATCAGGACCATCAGCACCAGCAGAGCACACCTGGTCATCGTGAGGTCAGGCTGCAAGGAGAAAATGGGCTCAGGGCAGGGGCCCTGGTCAACAGGGGTCCATGGACAGAGACAGATGGCAAGGGCAGAGTGACAGAGAGggggatggagagagaggaagacaccGAGAAAGGGGTTAGAGAGGCCAGGCCGGAGACAGAGAAGGGGAAACAAGAGGAGAGGCAGaaagcaagacagaaaaaaagagacaaagaaattcagagacagagagacagcaAGAGGGGGAGATgaaggagatggaggcagagcaAAATGGAGACtggaagaaaaagacagagacagaaaccaTCCCAGAGACAGGGAGCACGATGGAAAGAAAGATTCagacagagagaaacacagaGTCCACAGGAGGGCAGGCAGTTCTCAGCAGGAGAGCTTGCAGCTGATCCAGGAAAGAGAAGGGCAGGAATGGGGTCTCAGAGGCAGAAAAGCAGCTAGAGATCCCAGAGCCCTCTGGGTCCAAGCCCTCCATAAAGCCAAAGCCCAGATCCACTCAACCCCCAAGATCCTTCCCATCCCTACCCAACCCAGTCCTACCGCCACCAGCTTCTTCTGGGGTAAGTCAGGCTGCCGtggctgcctggggctggggccaggcaaTGCTGTCCTGTGGTCTGACCCTCTACCCCGCTTCAGGGCCCATTTATCTCCCTCACCCCCTGGGGTGGGAGCTGGGACATGCTTCCTGGCATGAGGCAGCCCCCCAGCTATGACTCATCCCTCCCAGGGGG encodes:
- the LOC105480410 gene encoding urocortin-2, with translation MTRCALLVLMVLMFGRVLVVPVTPIPTFQLRPQNSPQTAPGPAPAASESPSAAPTWPWAAQSHRSPTRHSGSRIVLSLDVSIGLLQILLEQARARAAREQATTNARILARVGRR